The sequence TCAAACATTGCCGGCGACACGGTTCCAATAAGAATATCACCGAACACCGTTTCCACACGCCAATCCGAAGAGTCATCCATACGGCTCATGCGCCGAACCAAATAAGCAGGAATATCCTCCTTGCCCTGTCCACTGCTGATCTGCCATGAGGGCACATTCACGGGCATCACGCGGGTACGACCATCCTCCATGGACACCGATGCGGCCAGCAGCTCCCGCTCGCTTCTACTATAGGTCATTTCGGGCGTTTCAGCACCATTGATACGGGCGATTTCGGACAGCTTTAATTCAATGCGATTGCCAAACTGATCTTCCACATCCATTTCCGCGTCATAATCGACGAGTTCCATTTCAAAGACCAATCCAGAATTCAGTGTAATACGGGCAATAATCGCTTCCAGTTCCGGCTCCTTCCCGTCTTCTTTGTCTTTCTTTTTCGACCGCTTTGTTTCAAAGTACTTTTTCTTTTCTACACGATAAACTGGGGACAATTCCGCCATGCTGATCATCCCCACGGGCAGAGATAAAACAAATTCACCGTCCTTCTTTTTCGAATCCTTATCATCGTCATCTTTATCTTTCGCCATTTCTGGCAGGACGCGCTGCATGTTCAGCATTTGTTTATCAACCAGAATATGAACAGAAATCCCATTGGTGGTTGTTACCATCGCAGAGCCGATGGCCATATCCTGCCGACTGTGCGCCTCTGTCAGCATCAACATGTCTACATCTTCTATATCAAAATCAGAGACTTCGCCAAATTCGTCGATACGCAGTGACTTCGTCGCGGCTTCCCCCTGCCAGCGATCTCCAGCGGTCGTAGTCAGTGAAAAAACCGCTTCTTCCATTTTGTCATCGTCGTCTTCCGCATCCTTCTGCGGCCGCTCCACACGTTTCAGCGAAAAGATATCTTCCATTGCGAAGGATAGTCTTCCGTAGTCAGTGATCAGCGTTACAGGCAGGTTTTCCACATAAACAGAGAAAGACTCTCCGCTGGTGGCAAGCAATGTTGCAGAATAGAAATCACTTTCAGCCCAGCTGCTGACAGACACCAGCACAGCAAGCAGTCCTCCAAGAATACATCGTCTCATCATCAACAGCTCCTTAATAAATATTGCCCGTTTTGTTTATCTACTTGTTTAAGCGATGAAGTTTTAACTATGATGTAGACTCATTGTATTTGCAAACGAAATATGAAACCAGAGTGGAACCATGAGCAACGTCGCAGAAGAATCCTCCGGAATACAAACAGTCATGAAGTACCCATGGCAGGCACTGGTCATCTGCCTCATGTGTATTACGGCCTTCTGGGCCACACTGCCTTATGGCGGTGCACCCTACTGGGCCCGCCATATTCTGGTCGCGCTATGCATGGGTATCACAGCTGTGGGCTGCTTTACATCGAAAAAAACAGCAACAACTCATGAACAGCGGCAGTATGCCTCCGTCACCCTTTTTCTAGGCGCTTTTATGGCTCTTCTTTTATGGAATGCCGTCCAGGTCTGGCTTCCTGAATGGAAAACCCAGCTCAGCTGCAACACCTATCTCTCCATGACCGCACTGCAGCTCGGCTTTGCCTATCTGTGTATCCTGCTTATCTGCCGGCGCATACTGATTGATGTAGAACTGGTACGCGGCATGATTATTGCCGTCACCCTCGTTGCCGGCATCCAATCCATCTGGGCCACAATGACCGGATCGGCAGGTGCATGGAACAACGCCGCCTTTGCCAATGCACGGTATATAGGAACCTTCTCCAGTCCTAATGCGCTAGGGGGCTTTCTGGCCATATCGATCCCGATGGGAATGGGCCTTCTTTTCAGAGAATTTTCCATGATTACCGAGGAACTGGACAGAAAACGGCTGGCGCATATCCTGGCCTCTCAGCGTATCCAGCGACGCATCATTTTCATTCTGGGCATCATGGCGCTGTGGTTTGCGCAATTGGTAACACTGCTTATGACGGCATCCCGAGGGGCTGTTGCATCAACCGTCACCATATTAATTATTGGTTTGGGGTTTTATTTTATCGAGCAGCTTCGCAAACCGGGACAAAACAAACTGCTGATCCGCATGCTGATTCTGTTTATCGTCATTGTCGGCGCGTGTTTTACGGGAATAGCCATGCTCTGGTCACGCGTCGAATCCGGCGGGATCACCAGCGGCGGCCGTCTCGACATTTGGTCTTCCGCAATGGAGCTGTTCCGAACCCATCCATGGGGCGTCGGGGCGGGATGCTTTGTTGAAGCCATCCCCGGATTCCAGCATCCAGGGTGGGGCGGAATACGTGTCGATCTGGCCCACAACGATTTCATTCAGTTTGTCTGCGAATACGGCATAGTCGGTGCAGGCCTGCTTCTGCTGGCCGGTCTGAGCTTCACGGTTTTCTGCCTGCGCAACCTTTTTCGCAGGCATCGCTCTGAAACGATCTGGTTTTGGCGGGGGGCATGCTTAGCGGTTCTGGCCGGTTCCATTCACGCACTGGTGGACTTTAACCTCTCTTCCCGACCGGCGGTCACCTTCCTGTTTGTTCTGGCACTGGGCACGGCACTCAGTTACCGCTCGTCCATCCATCATCAATATATCTCCGACAGGAAACACGGTTCCGCACCGGCATCACCGTCTCATCATCACCACCATCGCCGGCGGCATAGACGGCAGCCTATTGCCATCCCGACACTGCTTTTCCGTCTGGCACTTGCCAGCATCCTGCTCTGCATTGCGGGCCTTAATATTCGCTGGGCAAAGGTCGATATAGTGGCGCAATCCGTATGGGAAACATCAGGCGGCAGGCCTGATCCTTACATATGGCTGAAAACATCGCGTAAAACCAGTGATGATTATCAACCCGTCATGTTTTCCAATCCCTTCCATAACTACCTTCTGGCACTGGCCAATGTGAACCACTACCGCTCTCAGCTGACCGACCTCATTGCCATGACCTCTACCAATAATCCAGACATTCCCCAAAGCACCATTACGGCCATGATCCGCGTCGGATTGTCTGACGAAAAAACTCGCCGCTATGCTGCGATTCGTGACTGGATGACCCACGCTCACGAACTCGCCCCCCTGAACCCCGATTATGTGGCACAGCTGGGCGTCGCTGAACTGGTTTTATTTGACACAGGCGGATCGACCGACGAGTCATTACTGCGCAGTGGATTAGATTACATCGACACGGCCGCGTCCATGGCGCCCAATGATGTCAAAGTTCAGGAAACAGCCTTGCAGGCCTATTCCGACCTCATGTCATCGCCCACATATACCGGCGACCGGGACGAATTACGACAACGACTGGTGCTCTGCGGCGATAAATTACTGGAAATTCAGGACGGATCGGGAGTGAACGTCATCAGTGCATGGCTGAATGCCGGGTTGAATCTTGAGAGCATTCTACAAAGAGATATATCCCCGGCATCACTCTGGTATCTGTATAATCACTATAATCAAGAGCTGGATGCACACCATGCCCTAGCATGCCTGCAGCGCCTGTCTGAAACAGATTTCAAACAGAAACGCGGACGTTTTGTCACCACAACAGAAGTCGCCCGGGAAAAAAGTGACGCGAGCCAGCGTATGCGTCTAAATCGAGAACTGCTGAACTGGCATGTACGACGAAGAAATTGGGAAGCCTATCGCGACAGTCTATCGGAACGGGAAAACATTCTAGCCCACAATATTAATGCGCGGATTCAGACTCTTCCTTCAGAATCCGCCATCACCGAACCGCTGGAACGACGCACACTGCATACCATTGCCGACAGCACCGGATTGACAACAGACTGGCAGCTCACATTTATCCGCCTGCAATACAATAATATGGATCAGCGAACGGCGAATCGGCTGCTTGGATCCCTTATGCTGAACGCCCGGCCTTTTTCGGCGGCACAGTTGACGACACTGCAATCATTGCGCAAAAACTACCAGGAAGCCATGACGCAAACCGTACGGGAGCTCATTGATGGCCGCCAGGCTATGGCCGACAACAGGCATCGCGATGCCATCGATATCTTCGAAGGACTGGTCTCATCTGCCGATACCCCGTTCCTCTATCGCTCTGCGATTGAGACGCTCATTGCCACATGCTACGACGCCCTGCACCTACCGCAGGCCGCAGCACGGCATCTCCTGAGAGCCGCCGAAACGGCTCCTGAAAATGCCACGCTGCTGCGCAATATTCTTTCACGGATGGGCAATATCGCGATCAAACCGATGACAACGGCACGACCGCGCCGCGTCATTGATATGCTGTCAGACCTCACCCCGGCTGAAGCCATTGATGCCCAGTTCCTTGGAGGCCGCGTCATTTTAAGAGGCTTCGATGTTGAAATAACTCAACAAACAAGGCTTCAGCAACCACTGATCCGACTTTACTGGCAGATCCAGGGCGATGTGCCTGCCAGTCTCGGGGCCTCCGTACGCATTATGACACGTAACCGGCGTACGATCGCATCCTACTACAACTTCTTTGCCAAGTCCTGTGAGGGCTTTGAAGCAGGAGCCCCGGTGCACGGAACCACCTTTATTACAGAATTCACCTGTTCACCAGCCGCCCTTGCGGCCGATATACTGGAAATTGGCCTGGTATCAGAAGAAGGACGCATCCGTCACGCCACCATTGAAGGCTTGTCTCATCTGCAGATCATGGACTGGAGTGCCACCGTCAGCAAACCGATTATGCTCACGCCCGCTCAACTTCAATCCATACCTGTCGCTATTCAAGGGGCCACACCGGATGGAACACAGCGACTGAAGGAAATCATTCAGTCATTCCCCTTCACCACCCATTTCGTGCCCTATGCCGATGCGGCCAGACATCCCGGCTGTATTGTGCTCACCTACAAGGAAACCGACCGTGCCAGCAATATGAACCTGCAGAGCTGTCACGGCATGTTTCTGCTAAAAACCAAAGATCTCGGCGTTGAAGTGCTCGGGGCTTCGGACAGCGCTCTGATAAACGGGTTTGCTTCAACATTGCGTCATCAGTATGACATGCACTGGTATCTGCCCGACACACAGTTTGCCTCCGGTCCATCGGATCAGCCACTGAGAATTGATCCGCTGAGCATACTGGATGCACCGTCATTCGACTGGCGTTATTTAAGCTCTTCTGCTCGAGATTATCCGGCCTGGTGCCGCTTTCAGGGATTATCTGTTGTCGGTGATCGACCGGAAATGGAAGCAGGCTTTCATCACAATCTGCATCGTATTTTCACCGAAAATTCAGAGCACTCGGACACCCCGGACTGGGCTCCTCTGCTGGACGGAATGCGAACATGGCCCACCAACCAGAACTGGCAGCCCTGTCTCAGTGCCACATCGCTGGTTGATCACTGTGTCCAATATGTACAGCAGACCGCTGCCGAACATCCGGAGCAGACCATCGTATCGCTGTCCGTCAACGACAGCAGCAACTGGTGTCAATGCGCAGACTGCAAGATGCTGTGTTCCAAAAGGGATCAAACACATCCGGCGGCCATCCGCTGGTGGAGTCAGCCCTACTGGACCGCCGTACAGACCATAGCTCAGAAGGTTCCCTCGATTCAACTGGGTGCCTATGCCTATATTAATGTGCAGGAAGCCCCGAATTTCCTGCTGGCCGACAATGTGCATGTCATGCTTTGCGAGAATAGTTCAGGTAATTATATTCATGGCTATCGCCGGCGCAACCAGATGCTGATCGACCAATGGCTTAATCAGTGCACCCATGTCAGCCGTTATGACTATGCCGCACTGGCTTCATGGATCATGCCTCGCTATGCGCCTGATGCACTGCAATCCGGAATATACGATACCTACGTCACCGGAATACGGGATATACTCATGGAGGATCCATGGATCCCCGGAATGGAAGGGCCGCTGCCATGGCTGCTCGCACGTTGTTTATGGAATCCGCTCGAACAAACGGAGAAACCCTTGCAGGAACAGTTCTGCAGCGATATGTTCGGTTATGCGGCCAAGCCTATGAATCTATATCTAAATGCATTACAGGAAGCATGGACCAATGAGCCATCCCATCTCTTTTTTGACGGACTCTATGATATTCAACGACAGACCGTCCGCTTTCCGGAGGAACGCTGCGAACAACTATTGGCACTGCGCAACGAAGCGCTGGCTCGAACCACAGGGAATGAAAAGGATACCGCACGTGTGCATGCTGTGACAGATCCCTTCACGTTGTCCGTACTTTTTGCAAAAGAATCCCAGCTGATGCGGAAGCTTTATTACTTCCCCACATCGATTGAACAAATGCTCAAACAAAAACAGGAGCTGGAGGAACTGGAAAAGACGATCGAAAAACGAGAGCATATGATAGATGAGTTAAATGCACGGCCATGGGGAAAAGCCTATATTCGTATGCTTGGATATGGACAGTCTCTGGACAAATTTAACGCAAAGGAAAAGCTGCGTATTGAGGACGCAGTACAGCGCCTACGGGCTCTGGACGCGGCAACTCAGGATCTTTACTTCACGGTGGATCCGCTCTAGTTACTATGAAAAAGCAGATCGTTATCATTACGGGCATCGCCCTGCTGATTGCTGCGCCCCTGGCGGGTGGACTGGTTCGTGGCCTGCCGGCTCATTTCCAGCATTTCCCGCCACTGCTTTCCCGCAGCCCTGTGCCGTCTGAGGCCCTCTGGCCGGTCTGTCTGCTGTTTGTCGCGCTGCTGGTACTCGTGCTCAGTGTTTTTATTCAGCCAGAAGCATTTAAGTTTTCTCCGGCAAAAGTGAAGGAAATGGAAAAGCCGAAAGAACCGGATATAAACAATATCACTCTTTCTGCATCAGATGTGTTCGATGCGCAAACCATCACACTGCCTCCGCTTCGCCGACGTTTACCCGTGTTCGGCTGGTGCGGCATCTCCCTTATACTGCTCACATTCCTGGTTATCATTCTTCCCTTCCATTGGCTGGATCACCCCAAAAAATACGCCCGTTTTTCCATGATATTCGGGTTATATTTGTTTATCGATGCAGAGAATTTCCTTCACCACTGCGAGTCCATTATTCGATCCACGCCACGTTTACAATGGCTTTTGTTCCCTATTTCCTCGCTGATCTGGTGGTATACAGAATTCCTTAACCGGATCACCGGATATTGGTATCTGAATGGAATCAATGACTACTCCGGCACGCAGTATATTATTCAGATGACCCTTGATTTCGCCCCGGTTCTTCCGCTGTTTCTGACGATACGTAACGCATTGGTGTATAACAGGAAGTTCCACATAGCGTTTGGTTGTGGACTGCCGTTTAAACCGGATATGGAAATATTCTCTTTTCTATCAACATGTGTCGGTATTCTCGGAATGTTCCTTATCGGTTTGTTTTCGGATTACTTCTTTTTTTGCGTCTATCTGGCTCCGCTTTCCGTGCTCTTCGGCATTTTAATTCTTTGTGATATACGCATCATTCTCGATCCCTTGCAACACGGCAATTATGTCCCGCTTATGGCCACACTGCTGGCTGGATTGCTCCTCGGCGTGCTGCTGGAATTTACTAATTCCCTGGTCTGGCCGCAGCTGGTTCATCACATTCCCTACATCAATATGGGGAAACTCTTCGGGATGCCCGTGGCGGCTTATAGCGGCTACATAATCTTTGGTGCACTGTTGTGGTGCATGTATGTTATGCTTTTGAACTTGCTTCCCGATTCTGCCATCACTTACTTTGGGGTCGATAAACAAGGCGAACCCCTCACCCCTCCATCAGCCGATTGACTAATAAATGAATAATCTATCCAACTCTTTTTTTCGATTCCTTTATGTGCTGTGTCTGGCCGGCTGCTGGCTGCTGCCGTCACCGGGACGTGCCGATACACTCATTGATGATTTTTCTTATCGCACGCAGGCGGATGCACGAAAAAGCTGGATAGCCCGGGATAATTCGGAAGAGGTGCTTTTTAATCCCTATAATCCGAAAAGCCTGATTTTCCCTTTGCCATATAATAAACCTGCCGATCGCTATTACTGGGATCACCCGGCATCCCTGAATTTGTCTTCGTACAACAGCTTTGAACTGGATATGTCTGCGGCACAGCCTGAAGCATCCCGTGCCGTTTCGATTTATTTTAAAAGCGGATCAGGCTGGTATGAGTGGACCGCACCCCTTCCGCATAGCGGACGGCAGATTCTGAACATCATGAAATCTGATTTCAAGGAATTGAATCAGCCAGCAGGCTGGGATAAGATCAGTATGGTTCGTTTCAGTGCGTGGAAAGGACAAGCCATTTCGTCGTCCGTCATCCTTCATTATTTCCAGGCACGAGAAACCCCTGTCCTACTGGTACGCGCTACAGATTCAGCACCCAATGCCGGCGAAATCAATGCATCCAGACGTGCCGCAGACCGAATCAGCCGATGGCTGCAGAACATCGGCATACCCCATAGTATCGTCACCGACGACCAACTGTCCGCATCATTGCTGCGGACGGCAAAACTAACCGTTCTCTGCTATAATCCGTCTCTGCCCCTCAATGAAAAAAAACTCCTTCAAAACTATTTGCGCCAAGGAGGAAAACTTTTTGTGTTCTATAGCTCCGATGCCTCTCTTGCCCAGCTTATGGGCATGCGCATCGGTGCTTATACCCCACAAAAATATTCGGATCAGTTCAGCTCCATCCGCTTTAATAATCCATCATTATGGAATGTCCCGCCCACAATATACCAACATTCCTGGAATATTCGCCCAGCTTATCCGCAGAGCGACAACGCGCGCATTATCGCCGAATGGTACGACGGAAAGGGTAAATCCACCGATCTGCCTGCCATCACCATGAGCAACCACGGCCTCTGGATATCACACATCCTGCTCGATGATGATATTCAAGCCAAAGAACAGCTACTGCTGGGGCTGATCGGGCGTATCGTTCCCTCGATTTGGCCTCGCTGCGCATGGCTTACACTGCACCGATCTGGACGCGTGGGCCCCTACCGCAATCTCAACGAAGCTTTTACGGCGATCAATGCGCTGTCACGTAAAAACGGGACAAACCAGCGCATGGTCGAAGCATTGCTAAAGAAATCACAGAGCCTGTTCAGCAAAATGCTTGATGCCTATGAACAAAAGCAGTTTTCCGATGTCATTGTCTATAACCGCGAGCTGGAACAGACCCTGACCGAAGCCTATGCTCGCTCACTTGCGCCTGAATCACCGGAGATCCGGGCCATCTGGGATCATGACGGAACGGGGCTCTATCCTGGAAACTGGGATCGTACCGCGCGTATTATCGCGCGGAGCGGCCTGAACACGATCCTTGTTAATGTGGCATGGGGCGCCAGTGCCCACTACAGCAGCCAGTTTCTGCCATTGTCGGATACATTCCGCACCTATGGCGACCAACTGCAGCAATGCGTCACTGCCGCCGATAAATATCATCTTAAAACCTATCCGTGGATTATTTGCTGGAATATGAACGGACTGCCCCCGGACACCATCGATCAGTTGCGCAAAGATGAACGACTTCTCTACACTGCGGACAACAAAGAAACCCAGTGGCTGAATCCCGCCCACCCTGCTAATCAAAAGCTGCTGATCAATGTCTGCCGCGAACTGGTTTCCCATTATGATGTTGAAGGCATTCATCTCGACTATATCCGCTACCCGGATAAAAACACCGGGTTTGGTAACTTCTCGCGTAAGCAATTCATGGCAGATCATCCTAAACTACCTGTAAAATGGCCACAGGATGTGCGACCGGGTGGACGTTTCGCCGATATCTTTAATCAGTGGCGAACCCAGCAGATCAATACGCTTGTTCAGCAGATCAAATCAGCCATCCAAAAGGAGAAACCACAGTGTAAACTTACAGCGGCTGTCTATGGCGGCTATCCCGGCTGCATCGACTCCATTGCGCAAGACTGGGGACTATGGCTTCAGCGTGGCTGGATCGATTCGGTATTCCCCATGAATTATACGCCCGATGCCGCCTCATTTAAGCTATTACTTTCCAAACAGATCGCCTTACCGCGTGCAAAAGGCCGCATCATCCCCGGCATTGGAGTCACGGCCAGCGAAAGTCAGCTCAGTGCCGCCGACACCATTGAGCAGATTCTCATCACCCGTGAAGCACACACCCAGGGATTTGCGCTCTTCAAACTCGATTCAACCCTCGAAAACAACATACTCCCCCTGTTACAGCTAGGCCTTACCCGCCCCGAATAAACCTAAAAGAGGAGAAATAACCCGGCTGTTTTTATCGTACATGACGAAAGAGGAAACGGACGATCCCCTAGTGAACATGACGTGGGGCTACATCCAGTTTGCGCAAGATGAACCGCAGTACTTTCAGATGATGTTTGCCGACACCACCCCCGGGCACTTGCCGACTATTTCCAAAAACGGCAGGAAGTCGAAATGCTGCATAAAGAAACGATCAGGCGGCATCCTGTGTATGGAAAACTGACTGATGAACAGCGTTCACAGCTGATGATTATTACGTATCTATATGGCCACGGCATCGCGGATTTATGTCGATCATCCCCGTCAGAAACCCCGTCGCTGGAAGACGTCATTCGAGTTTTCGCGATCGTTTATCAGGGTGTCCGGAATTAAAGAATTAAAGAAGGGAAAGAAGCATGAAGCACTGGGATTTAGTATCTAAAAAAATCGAGACCGCATGGTTTTCTCATACATCTTCGGTTCATACCCGGCACCCAGCAGGGGTGGACACTCAGGCTCAGCACTTAATAATGCCAGCAAGGCTTTCGACTGCTCATCCACGGCTGTGGCGGAAGACATAATCAGGCCGGCCGTTGAATGGTCGCGGCGACAGACCTCCTGCACATGCGTTAACTCCGAAGTAATGTCCATAATTTCATCGGATTGGCGCTTGGAGGCAACAGCAATATCTTCTGCCAGTTTAGCGGTTATTTTAACGCCTTCTTCAATTTCGCCAAAAGATTCCGCGACTTGTTCTGCGATACTGGTGCCGTTATTCATTATTTCAGCAGAATCATTGATGAGTTCGGATATTTCTTCGGCGGCATGGGCACTGCGCCCGGCAAGATTCCGCACTTCATCGGCGACAATCGCAAATCCCTTGCCAAACTGACCGGCTCTGGCGGCTTCAACAGCGGCATTTAAAGCCAAAAGATT comes from Spartobacteria bacterium and encodes:
- a CDS encoding DUF4838 domain-containing protein gives rise to the protein MSNVAEESSGIQTVMKYPWQALVICLMCITAFWATLPYGGAPYWARHILVALCMGITAVGCFTSKKTATTHEQRQYASVTLFLGAFMALLLWNAVQVWLPEWKTQLSCNTYLSMTALQLGFAYLCILLICRRILIDVELVRGMIIAVTLVAGIQSIWATMTGSAGAWNNAAFANARYIGTFSSPNALGGFLAISIPMGMGLLFREFSMITEELDRKRLAHILASQRIQRRIIFILGIMALWFAQLVTLLMTASRGAVASTVTILIIGLGFYFIEQLRKPGQNKLLIRMLILFIVIVGACFTGIAMLWSRVESGGITSGGRLDIWSSAMELFRTHPWGVGAGCFVEAIPGFQHPGWGGIRVDLAHNDFIQFVCEYGIVGAGLLLLAGLSFTVFCLRNLFRRHRSETIWFWRGACLAVLAGSIHALVDFNLSSRPAVTFLFVLALGTALSYRSSIHHQYISDRKHGSAPASPSHHHHHRRRHRRQPIAIPTLLFRLALASILLCIAGLNIRWAKVDIVAQSVWETSGGRPDPYIWLKTSRKTSDDYQPVMFSNPFHNYLLALANVNHYRSQLTDLIAMTSTNNPDIPQSTITAMIRVGLSDEKTRRYAAIRDWMTHAHELAPLNPDYVAQLGVAELVLFDTGGSTDESLLRSGLDYIDTAASMAPNDVKVQETALQAYSDLMSSPTYTGDRDELRQRLVLCGDKLLEIQDGSGVNVISAWLNAGLNLESILQRDISPASLWYLYNHYNQELDAHHALACLQRLSETDFKQKRGRFVTTTEVAREKSDASQRMRLNRELLNWHVRRRNWEAYRDSLSERENILAHNINARIQTLPSESAITEPLERRTLHTIADSTGLTTDWQLTFIRLQYNNMDQRTANRLLGSLMLNARPFSAAQLTTLQSLRKNYQEAMTQTVRELIDGRQAMADNRHRDAIDIFEGLVSSADTPFLYRSAIETLIATCYDALHLPQAAARHLLRAAETAPENATLLRNILSRMGNIAIKPMTTARPRRVIDMLSDLTPAEAIDAQFLGGRVILRGFDVEITQQTRLQQPLIRLYWQIQGDVPASLGASVRIMTRNRRTIASYYNFFAKSCEGFEAGAPVHGTTFITEFTCSPAALAADILEIGLVSEEGRIRHATIEGLSHLQIMDWSATVSKPIMLTPAQLQSIPVAIQGATPDGTQRLKEIIQSFPFTTHFVPYADAARHPGCIVLTYKETDRASNMNLQSCHGMFLLKTKDLGVEVLGASDSALINGFASTLRHQYDMHWYLPDTQFASGPSDQPLRIDPLSILDAPSFDWRYLSSSARDYPAWCRFQGLSVVGDRPEMEAGFHHNLHRIFTENSEHSDTPDWAPLLDGMRTWPTNQNWQPCLSATSLVDHCVQYVQQTAAEHPEQTIVSLSVNDSSNWCQCADCKMLCSKRDQTHPAAIRWWSQPYWTAVQTIAQKVPSIQLGAYAYINVQEAPNFLLADNVHVMLCENSSGNYIHGYRRRNQMLIDQWLNQCTHVSRYDYAALASWIMPRYAPDALQSGIYDTYVTGIRDILMEDPWIPGMEGPLPWLLARCLWNPLEQTEKPLQEQFCSDMFGYAAKPMNLYLNALQEAWTNEPSHLFFDGLYDIQRQTVRFPEERCEQLLALRNEALARTTGNEKDTARVHAVTDPFTLSVLFAKESQLMRKLYYFPTSIEQMLKQKQELEELEKTIEKREHMIDELNARPWGKAYIRMLGYGQSLDKFNAKEKLRIEDAVQRLRALDAATQDLYFTVDPL
- a CDS encoding WHG domain-containing protein, whose amino-acid sequence is MTKEETDDPLVNMTWGYIQFAQDEPQYFQMMFADTTPGHLPTISKNGRKSKCCIKKRSGGILCMEN